In one window of Romboutsia hominis DNA:
- the fabZ gene encoding 3-hydroxyacyl-ACP dehydratase FabZ, with the protein MLNIDQIKELIPHRYPFLLVDRIIELEEGKRAKGIKNVSVNEPFFQGHFPEYPIMPGVLIIEAMAQVGCVAMMSVDENRGKLGVFAGIDKVRFKKEVRPGDTLTMEVEMTSIRRNIGKALAKAFVNEELVCSGELMFALVEK; encoded by the coding sequence ATGTTAAATATAGACCAAATAAAAGAATTAATACCACATAGATATCCATTTTTATTAGTAGATAGGATAATAGAATTAGAAGAGGGAAAAAGAGCTAAAGGTATAAAAAATGTAAGTGTAAATGAACCATTTTTCCAAGGTCATTTCCCAGAATACCCGATAATGCCAGGAGTACTTATAATAGAAGCTATGGCTCAAGTAGGGTGTGTAGCTATGATGTCAGTAGATGAGAATAGAGGAAAATTAGGTGTATTTGCAGGTATAGATAAAGTTAGATTTAAAAAAGAAGTAAGACCTGGGGATACATTAACTATGGAAGTTGAAATGACATCTATAAGAAGAAATATTGGAAAAGCTTTGGCAAAAGCTTTTGTTAATGAAGAATTAGTATGTAGTGGAGAGTTAATGTTTGCTCTTGTAGAAAAATAA
- a CDS encoding rod shape-determining protein: MSRADIGIDLGTANVLVYVSGKGIVLEEPSVVAIDKRTKSVLAVGEEARRMIGRTPGNIVAIRPLRDGVISDYDVTEKMLTYFIDKAVDKKGFGRFFMPRIMVCVPTGVTDVEKRAVEEATRQSGARDVYIIEEPIAAAIGAGVDIAKPNGSMVIDIGGGTADIAVTSLGGAVVSESIKMGGDRFDEVIVRYIRKQYNLLIGERTAEKIKIEVGCAYKREDEKSIKISGRNLITGLPESIVINSTEMLEALNECSEQIVASTLSVLEKTPPELAADISDTGIIMTGGGSLLYGLDKRIEDRTGIKVVVADEPLSCVAKGTGIALSSLDLLETGGTFKRR; the protein is encoded by the coding sequence ATGTCTAGAGCGGACATAGGGATAGACTTAGGTACTGCTAATGTTCTTGTATACGTTAGCGGAAAAGGGATTGTATTAGAAGAGCCTTCTGTTGTAGCAATCGATAAAAGAACTAAATCTGTCTTAGCGGTAGGAGAAGAAGCTAGAAGAATGATAGGAAGGACACCTGGTAATATAGTAGCTATAAGACCACTAAGAGATGGTGTAATTTCTGATTATGATGTAACTGAAAAAATGTTAACTTATTTTATAGATAAAGCTGTAGATAAAAAAGGTTTTGGTAGATTTTTTATGCCAAGAATAATGGTATGTGTTCCTACAGGGGTCACAGATGTTGAAAAAAGAGCTGTAGAAGAAGCTACAAGACAATCTGGAGCGAGAGATGTATATATAATAGAAGAACCAATAGCAGCGGCTATAGGAGCAGGAGTAGATATAGCTAAACCTAATGGAAGCATGGTTATAGACATTGGTGGAGGAACAGCAGATATTGCGGTGACATCTCTAGGAGGAGCTGTAGTTAGTGAATCCATAAAAATGGGTGGAGATAGATTTGATGAAGTTATAGTAAGATATATCAGAAAACAATATAACCTTCTTATAGGAGAAAGAACTGCAGAAAAAATCAAAATAGAAGTAGGTTGTGCATATAAAAGAGAAGATGAAAAGAGCATTAAAATAAGTGGACGTAATTTAATTACAGGATTACCAGAATCCATAGTTATAAATTCAACTGAGATGCTAGAAGCTCTTAATGAATGCTCAGAGCAGATAGTTGCATCAACGCTTTCTGTCCTAGAGAAAACACCACCAGAATTAGCAGCAGATATAAGTGATACTGGAATAATAATGACTGGTGGAGGTTCATTGTTATATGGACTAGACAAAAGAATAGAAGATAGAACAGGAATTAAAGTTGTAGTGGCTGATGAACCTTTATCTTGTGTTGCAAAAGGTACAGGAATTGCTTTAAGTTCTTTAGATTTACTTGAAACAGGAGGTACCTTCAAAAGGAGATAA
- the yyaC gene encoding spore protease YyaC, protein MYLAKVNYNKENVVEILCSVLRDIINDNTVVVCIGTDRAIGDALGPLVGTMLKNSDFNFPVYGTLDNPIHALNIYESIEHIKKAHPNGNFLAIDACLGAKNNIGNIQVREGPILPGKGVGKKLPQIGNYSIVGIVDKIDENNRFSFNNVRLSFILELAELISLSLLLST, encoded by the coding sequence ATGTATCTGGCCAAGGTCAATTATAATAAAGAAAATGTTGTTGAAATCCTTTGTTCTGTACTTAGAGACATAATAAATGATAATACAGTTGTGGTCTGTATAGGAACAGATCGGGCTATAGGTGATGCTCTTGGCCCTTTAGTTGGCACTATGCTTAAAAATAGCGACTTTAATTTCCCTGTCTACGGAACCTTAGATAATCCTATTCATGCTTTAAATATATATGAGTCTATCGAACATATAAAAAAGGCTCATCCTAACGGAAATTTTCTAGCTATTGATGCATGTCTGGGTGCAAAAAATAATATAGGAAATATCCAAGTCAGAGAAGGCCCTATTCTTCCTGGCAAGGGGGTAGGTAAAAAATTACCTCAAATAGGAAACTATTCTATTGTAGGTATTGTAGATAAGATAGATGAAAATAATAGATTTTCTTTTAATAACGTTCGACTTAGTTTTATATTAGAACTTGCCGAACTTATATCTTTATCTTTACTTCTTTCTACATGA
- the prfB gene encoding peptide chain release factor 2 (programmed frameshift): MLKLQDYRNSIESMSSNLDEMRVSLDIAGALAKIEENEKKMNEQDFWNDNELAQKVLQENKVLKETVGEFNTLKDSLEEIEVLIELGLEENDESIEKEIEESISNLEKEIDTLKIKTLLSGEYDKNNAILSINAGTGGLDAQDWAQMLLRMYIRWGEGKDYKVKVLDMLSDPAAGIKSATLLIEGMNAYGYLKSEKGVHRIVRISPFDPSGKRHTSFASIDVLPELDESINIDINQADLKIDTYRASGAGGQHVNTTDSAVRITHIPTGVVVQCQNERSQHKNKDTAMRMLMAKLIELKELEQKEKIEDIQGKYSQITWGSQIRSYVFQPYKLVKDHRTNAEVGNVDSVMDGNIDLFINEYLKMNKSSK, encoded by the exons ATGTTAAAATTACAAGACTATAGAAATAGCATAGAGTCAATGTCTTCAAATCTAGATGAAATGAGGGTTTCTCTT GACATTGCTGGTGCACTAGCTAAAATAGAAGAAAACGAGAAAAAAATGAACGAGCAAGATTTTTGGAACGACAATGAACTTGCTCAGAAGGTTCTTCAAGAAAATAAGGTTTTAAAAGAAACAGTAGGAGAATTTAACACTTTAAAAGATTCATTAGAAGAAATCGAAGTTTTAATAGAATTAGGACTAGAAGAAAATGATGAATCTATAGAAAAAGAAATAGAAGAGTCTATATCGAACCTTGAAAAAGAAATAGATACTCTTAAAATTAAAACATTACTTAGCGGAGAATATGATAAAAATAATGCAATTTTATCTATAAATGCAGGAACTGGTGGTTTAGATGCTCAAGATTGGGCACAAATGCTACTAAGAATGTATATTAGATGGGGAGAAGGTAAGGATTATAAGGTTAAAGTCTTAGATATGCTATCAGACCCAGCAGCAGGTATAAAAAGTGCAACACTTCTAATAGAAGGAATGAATGCATATGGATACCTAAAGAGTGAAAAGGGAGTTCATCGTATAGTAAGAATATCTCCTTTCGATCCATCAGGAAAGAGACATACTTCATTTGCATCAATAGATGTGCTACCAGAGTTAGATGAAAGTATAAATATAGATATTAACCAAGCTGATTTGAAAATAGACACATACAGAGCCTCTGGAGCAGGAGGACAGCATGTAAATACTACAGATTCAGCTGTAAGAATAACACATATTCCTACAGGGGTAGTAGTTCAATGTCAAAACGAAAGATCTCAGCATAAAAATAAAGATACCGCAATGAGAATGCTTATGGCGAAGCTTATAGAACTTAAGGAGTTAGAGCAAAAAGAAAAGATAGAAGACATTCAAGGTAAATATTCTCAAATAACCTGGGGAAGTCAAATCAGGTCATATGTATTCCAACCATACAAGTTAGTTAAAGATCATAGAACTAATGCAGAAGTAGGTAATGTAGATAGCGTAATGGATGGAAATATAGATTTATTTATAAATGAATATTTAAAAATGAATAAATCTAGTAAATAG
- the secA gene encoding preprotein translocase subunit SecA has translation MGFLDNLFNMADKRELKKFNKIVDEIDSLESKFEPMTDKELKNMTNIFRERLDGGESIDSILPEAFAVVREASKRVLGMRHYRVQLIGGIVLHQGRIAEMKTGEGKTLVATAPVYLNALTGKGVHVVTVNDYLAKRDKEQMGKVYEFLGMTVGVIVHGQTPEVRREQYQCDITYGTNNEYGFDYLKDNMVIHKEQMVQRELNYAIVDEVDSILVDEARTPLIISGPGDKSTHLYSDANTFVLTLKPDDYEIEEKQKAVSLTESGIQKSEIYFNVDNITDVAHIELYHHINQALKAHVIMKRDVDYVSKDGEIVIVDEFTGRLMFGRRYSEGLHQAIEAKEGLRIQRESKTLATVTFQNYFRMYNKLSGMTGTAKTEEEEFKAIYKMDVVQIPTNKGIQREDLPDSVYKNMKGKFNAVAEDIIERHKTKQPILVGTVSIETSELLSHLLKRRGIKHEVLNAKYHEKEAEIISQAGRLGAVTIATNMAGRGTDIVLGGNPTFLTKKEMKKMGYEEDIINKVDSSLEGIEKEGNEDLFAAREEYVKLYAKYKAQTQAEQEEVLKAGGLAIIGTERHESRRIDNQLRGRAGRQGDPGSSRFYISLEDDLMRLFGSERITSVVEKIGLEEDMPIEHKMLTKSIESAQKKVEGRNFGIRKHVLQYDDVMNKQREIIYAERRRVLEGENLQEQIQGMILSIIEDTVAAYTLENGFNFVGFRDYLYHVFLPKGSIEIPDVEKLNTTQIVEEVYNIAMKIYQGKEERIGSERMREVERVVLLQSVDNHWIDHIDAMDQLRQGIGLRAIGQQDPVVAYKMEGFDMFDEMTKHIKEDTVRYLFNITIEEPVERKQVIDVNHLSSNTDEESSNKTVRKEETVGRNDDCPCGSGKKYKKCCGR, from the coding sequence ATGGGTTTTTTAGATAATTTATTCAATATGGCAGATAAAAGAGAACTAAAAAAATTCAATAAGATAGTTGATGAAATAGACTCTTTAGAATCAAAGTTCGAGCCTATGACAGATAAAGAACTTAAGAATATGACTAATATATTCAGAGAAAGACTAGATGGTGGAGAAAGTATAGATAGTATTTTACCAGAAGCATTTGCTGTAGTTAGAGAAGCATCTAAAAGAGTACTAGGTATGAGACACTATAGAGTACAGCTTATAGGTGGGATAGTGCTACATCAAGGTAGAATAGCAGAGATGAAAACAGGGGAAGGTAAAACATTGGTTGCAACAGCTCCAGTATACCTAAACGCTCTTACAGGAAAAGGGGTACATGTAGTAACTGTAAATGATTACTTAGCAAAACGTGATAAAGAGCAAATGGGAAAAGTATATGAGTTTTTAGGAATGACTGTAGGTGTAATAGTTCACGGTCAAACTCCAGAAGTTAGAAGAGAACAATATCAATGTGACATAACTTATGGAACAAATAATGAGTATGGGTTTGATTACTTAAAAGATAATATGGTAATACATAAAGAACAAATGGTTCAAAGAGAATTAAACTATGCTATAGTGGATGAGGTCGATTCAATACTTGTCGATGAAGCAAGAACTCCTCTTATCATATCAGGACCTGGAGATAAATCTACTCACTTATATTCGGATGCAAATACATTTGTATTAACACTAAAGCCAGATGACTATGAGATAGAAGAAAAACAAAAAGCGGTATCTTTAACAGAATCAGGTATACAAAAATCAGAAATTTACTTCAATGTTGATAATATAACTGATGTAGCTCATATAGAGTTATATCATCATATAAACCAAGCATTAAAAGCGCACGTTATAATGAAGCGTGATGTTGACTATGTATCTAAAGATGGAGAAATAGTTATAGTTGATGAATTTACAGGAAGACTTATGTTTGGTAGAAGATACTCTGAAGGATTACACCAAGCTATAGAAGCTAAAGAAGGTTTAAGAATACAAAGGGAATCAAAAACATTAGCTACTGTAACATTCCAAAATTACTTCAGAATGTACAACAAGTTATCAGGTATGACAGGTACAGCTAAAACTGAAGAAGAAGAATTTAAAGCAATATATAAAATGGATGTTGTTCAAATACCTACAAATAAAGGGATACAAAGAGAAGATTTACCAGACTCTGTATATAAAAATATGAAAGGTAAATTTAATGCAGTTGCTGAGGATATAATAGAAAGACATAAAACAAAGCAACCTATACTAGTAGGTACAGTTTCAATAGAAACTTCAGAATTATTATCTCATCTATTAAAAAGAAGAGGAATAAAGCATGAAGTATTAAATGCAAAATACCATGAAAAAGAAGCAGAAATAATATCACAAGCTGGTAGATTAGGAGCAGTAACAATAGCAACTAACATGGCAGGTCGTGGTACGGATATAGTTCTAGGAGGTAACCCTACTTTCTTAACTAAAAAAGAAATGAAGAAAATGGGATACGAAGAAGACATTATAAATAAAGTAGATTCATCATTAGAGGGAATAGAAAAAGAAGGAAATGAAGACTTATTTGCAGCTAGAGAAGAATACGTAAAATTATATGCAAAATATAAAGCGCAAACTCAAGCAGAGCAAGAAGAAGTTTTAAAAGCTGGTGGTTTAGCTATCATAGGTACAGAAAGACATGAATCTAGAAGAATAGATAATCAGTTAAGAGGACGTGCTGGTCGTCAAGGGGACCCAGGTAGTTCAAGATTCTATATATCTTTAGAAGATGACCTTATGAGATTATTCGGAAGTGAGAGAATAACTTCTGTTGTCGAAAAAATAGGTCTTGAAGAAGATATGCCTATAGAGCATAAGATGTTAACTAAATCAATAGAAAGTGCTCAAAAGAAAGTTGAAGGTAGAAACTTTGGTATAAGAAAACATGTACTTCAATATGATGATGTTATGAATAAGCAAAGAGAAATAATCTACGCTGAGAGAAGACGTGTATTAGAGGGTGAAAACTTACAAGAACAAATACAAGGCATGATTTTATCTATAATAGAAGACACAGTAGCTGCATATACTTTAGAAAATGGATTTAATTTCGTTGGATTTAGGGATTACTTATATCATGTATTCCTACCAAAAGGAAGTATAGAAATACCAGATGTGGAAAAACTTAATACTACTCAAATAGTAGAAGAGGTTTATAACATAGCAATGAAGATATATCAAGGTAAAGAGGAAAGAATAGGATCTGAAAGAATGAGAGAAGTTGAAAGAGTAGTATTACTTCAATCAGTAGATAACCATTGGATAGATCACATAGATGCAATGGATCAATTGCGTCAAGGTATAGGTCTTCGTGCAATAGGTCAACAAGATCCAGTAGTTGCATACAAAATGGAAGGATTTGATATGTTTGATGAAATGACTAAGCATATCAAAGAAGATACTGTAAGATACCTATTTAATATAACTATAGAAGAGCCTGTAGAAAGAAAACAGGTTATAGATGTTAATCACTTATCATCAAATACTGATGAAGAATCATCAAACAAAACTGTTAGAAAAGAAGAAACAGTAGGAAGAAATGATGATTGCCCTTGTGGGAGTGGAAAGAAATACAAAAAATGTTGTGGTAGATAA
- the spoIIID gene encoding sporulation transcriptional regulator SpoIIID, producing MRSHIEERAIVVAKYILEKNTTVRQTAKTFGVSKSTIHKDVTERLEEINPSLAKEVKMVLEKNKSERHIRGGMATKLKYEKSSKKNVG from the coding sequence TTGAGATCTCATATAGAGGAACGAGCAATCGTTGTGGCTAAATATATACTAGAGAAAAATACAACTGTTCGTCAAACAGCGAAGACATTTGGAGTTAGTAAAAGTACAATACATAAAGATGTAACAGAACGTTTAGAAGAAATAAACCCGTCTCTAGCTAAAGAAGTTAAGATGGTTTTAGAAAAAAATAAATCTGAAAGACACATAAGAGGAGGAATGGCTACAAAGCTTAAATATGAAAAGAGCTCCAAAAAAAATGTAGGTTAA
- a CDS encoding ATP-dependent RecD-like DNA helicase yields the protein MERLEGMISDIVFKNEDNGYTIAHLANSDNEVVIVGCMPTLSVGESIEVEGKWTNHKTYGTQFEVNKFMPVTPTSLEGIYVYLSSGMIHGIGEKMAKKIVDKFGVSTLDIIQNNPHRLSEVDGIGQKKIDQIVKSYEENRELRNIIIELSPYGITPNYCMKIYKKYKNKAIEVINKNPYKLAEDIRGVGFKIADNIASKIGIEKNSKDRVSQGILYTLNQSLGNGHTYLPENILIQEAIKLLEVKGELVKECILELAYDQKIHIEKKDNQHLIYLIPYYLSENGVCKQIIKLSQHEFKDLNIDIEEEIRVVEKEEGIKLANNQMLAVKEAIEGGVVIITGGPGTGKTTTINTIIKIFENNNQEVVLAAPTGRAAKRMSETSSKEAKTIHRLLEMGYATDSDELQFMKNEEEPIKADVIIIDEVSMVDILLMYSLLRAIKPGTRVILVGDSDQLPSVGAGNVLKDMIDSCVIKVVRLTEIFRQAQESMIVVNAHKINNGQPLHLNSKGKDFFFIRKNTNEEIINEIIGLVSERLPKFYNVDKLKDIQVLSSMRKGDLGVTNLNIELQKHLNKPEKYKVEENFQRRIFRVGDKVMQIKNNYTRKWENEDKTDSGEGIYNGDIGYVYHIDKDKRIVYVIFDQVKIVSYTYDELDELDHSYCTTIHKSQGSEFPVVVIPITWAPPMLLSRNLLYTAVTRAKKLVVLVGDVKYLEYMIKNNRINNRHSNLSYKLNKFKEEGLLIK from the coding sequence ATGGAAAGATTAGAAGGAATGATAAGTGATATAGTATTTAAAAATGAGGATAATGGGTACACTATAGCCCACTTGGCTAACTCAGATAATGAAGTAGTCATAGTTGGTTGTATGCCTACTTTATCGGTGGGGGAAAGCATAGAAGTTGAAGGAAAATGGACAAATCATAAAACTTATGGAACTCAGTTTGAAGTAAATAAATTTATGCCAGTAACACCAACATCTCTGGAGGGGATATATGTATACTTATCTTCTGGTATGATACATGGAATCGGAGAAAAAATGGCAAAAAAAATAGTGGATAAGTTTGGAGTAAGTACATTAGATATAATTCAAAATAATCCTCATAGGCTGAGTGAAGTGGATGGTATAGGTCAAAAGAAAATAGATCAGATAGTAAAAAGCTATGAAGAAAATAGAGAGCTTAGAAATATAATAATAGAACTTTCTCCATATGGAATAACTCCTAACTACTGTATGAAGATATATAAAAAGTATAAAAACAAAGCTATTGAAGTTATAAACAAGAATCCATATAAATTAGCGGAAGATATAAGAGGTGTTGGATTCAAAATAGCAGATAATATAGCTAGTAAAATAGGAATTGAAAAAAATTCAAAAGATAGAGTCTCTCAAGGGATACTCTATACTCTAAACCAATCATTAGGGAATGGTCATACATACCTACCAGAAAATATCCTTATACAAGAAGCTATTAAATTATTAGAAGTAAAAGGAGAGCTTGTAAAAGAGTGTATACTAGAACTTGCATATGATCAAAAAATACATATAGAGAAAAAAGATAATCAACATCTAATATATTTAATACCATACTATTTATCGGAAAATGGAGTATGTAAACAAATAATAAAATTATCTCAGCATGAATTTAAAGATTTAAATATAGATATAGAAGAAGAGATAAGAGTAGTAGAAAAAGAAGAAGGTATAAAGCTTGCTAACAATCAAATGTTAGCTGTAAAAGAAGCAATAGAAGGTGGAGTGGTAATAATAACTGGTGGTCCGGGAACAGGAAAAACCACTACTATAAACACCATAATAAAAATATTTGAAAACAATAATCAAGAAGTTGTATTAGCTGCCCCAACAGGAAGAGCAGCAAAGAGGATGAGTGAAACTTCAAGTAAAGAGGCTAAGACTATACATAGATTGCTAGAAATGGGATATGCAACAGATAGTGATGAACTTCAATTTATGAAAAATGAAGAAGAGCCAATAAAAGCAGATGTAATAATAATAGATGAGGTTTCTATGGTTGATATTTTACTAATGTACTCTTTACTAAGGGCAATTAAACCTGGAACAAGGGTTATATTAGTAGGCGATAGTGACCAATTACCATCAGTAGGTGCAGGAAATGTACTTAAAGATATGATAGATTCTTGCGTTATAAAAGTAGTTAGATTAACTGAGATATTTAGGCAAGCTCAAGAAAGTATGATAGTAGTTAATGCTCATAAAATAAATAATGGACAGCCATTACATTTAAACTCTAAAGGAAAAGATTTCTTTTTTATAAGAAAAAATACCAATGAAGAGATAATAAATGAAATAATAGGTTTAGTAAGTGAGAGATTACCTAAATTTTATAATGTAGATAAATTAAAAGATATACAAGTTTTATCTTCTATGAGAAAAGGAGATTTAGGAGTTACAAATTTAAATATAGAACTTCAAAAGCATCTTAATAAACCAGAAAAGTATAAGGTAGAAGAAAATTTCCAACGAAGGATTTTTAGAGTTGGCGATAAAGTCATGCAAATAAAAAATAATTATACTAGAAAATGGGAGAATGAGGATAAAACTGATAGTGGAGAAGGTATATACAATGGTGATATTGGATATGTATATCATATAGATAAAGATAAAAGGATAGTATACGTTATATTTGATCAAGTCAAAATTGTATCATATACCTATGATGAGCTAGATGAGTTAGATCATAGTTATTGTACTACTATTCATAAAAGTCAAGGAAGTGAGTTTCCAGTAGTTGTAATACCTATAACCTGGGCTCCACCAATGCTTTTAAGTAGAAATTTATTATATACAGCAGTAACTAGAGCAAAAAAACTAGTTGTACTAGTAGGAGATGTAAAGTATTTAGAATACATGATAAAGAACAATAGAATTAATAATAGACATTCAAATTTATCCTATAAGCTAAATAAATTTAAGGAAGAAGGTTTGTTAATTAAATAG
- the hpf gene encoding ribosome hibernation-promoting factor, HPF/YfiA family, translating into MNIIISGKQIELTDGIKSSIEEKIGKLDYYLHPSTEAKVTVSAKKARHKIEVTIIPISGPIIRAEDIEENLYAAIDVVYDKLNTQLRKYKKRLQDRHHVNESIRYQTDDLLEDSDYSEDEENIDIVIERHKKFDMKPMSAEEAVLQMDLIGHDFYMFRNVDTDDISIVYRRRNGGYGMIEHE; encoded by the coding sequence ATGAATATAATTATATCTGGAAAACAAATAGAACTAACAGATGGAATAAAGTCATCGATAGAAGAAAAAATAGGTAAGTTAGATTATTATCTTCATCCATCAACAGAGGCTAAAGTAACTGTTAGTGCTAAAAAAGCTAGACACAAAATAGAAGTAACAATAATCCCTATAAGTGGACCAATAATAAGAGCAGAAGATATAGAAGAAAATTTATATGCTGCTATAGATGTTGTATACGATAAATTAAATACGCAATTAAGAAAATATAAAAAAAGATTGCAGGATAGACACCATGTAAATGAGAGTATAAGATATCAAACAGATGATTTATTAGAGGATAGTGATTATTCTGAGGATGAAGAAAATATAGACATAGTTATAGAAAGACATAAGAAATTTGATATGAAGCCTATGAGTGCAGAAGAAGCTGTTTTACAAATGGATCTTATAGGACATGATTTCTATATGTTCAGAAATGTTGATACTGATGATATTTCTATAGTTTATAGACGTAGAAATGGTGGATATGGGATGATAGAACATGAGTAA
- the metK gene encoding methionine adenosyltransferase: MARHLFTSESVTEGHPDKICDQISDSILDALLEKDPHARVACETTTTTGLVLVAGEISTNTYVDIPKLVRETVREIGYDRAKYGFDCDTCAVITAIDEQSGDIAMGVDEALENREGENAEDEIEKVGAGDQGIMFGFACNETEELMPLPISLAHKLSRRLTEVRKNKTLEYLRPDGKTQVTIEYDGNTPVRVHTILISTQHGEEVTNETIRKDLIEHVIKAVIPADLMDEETIIYINPTGRFVIGGPQGDTGLTGRKIIIDTYGGYSRHGGGAFSGKDPTKVDRSAAYAARYVAKNIVAAGLADKCEIELAYAIGVARPLSVFIDTFGTGKVEESKLVELVNKHFDLRPGAIIRDLDLRRPIYKQVAAYGHFGRTDIDLPWERTDKAELLRKEALGQ, encoded by the coding sequence ATGGCAAGACATTTATTTACGTCGGAATCAGTAACTGAAGGGCATCCAGATAAAATCTGTGACCAAATATCAGATTCTATACTAGATGCATTATTAGAGAAAGATCCACATGCAAGGGTAGCTTGTGAAACAACAACTACAACAGGATTAGTATTAGTAGCAGGAGAAATAAGTACTAATACATATGTAGACATTCCTAAATTAGTAAGAGAAACAGTAAGAGAAATAGGGTATGACAGAGCTAAATATGGATTTGACTGTGATACTTGTGCAGTAATAACTGCAATAGATGAACAATCAGGCGATATAGCTATGGGTGTTGATGAAGCCTTAGAAAATAGAGAAGGTGAAAATGCTGAAGATGAAATAGAAAAGGTTGGAGCAGGAGACCAAGGTATAATGTTTGGTTTCGCTTGTAATGAAACAGAAGAGTTAATGCCACTTCCAATATCTTTAGCTCATAAGCTATCTAGAAGATTAACAGAAGTTAGAAAAAATAAAACTTTAGAGTACTTAAGACCGGATGGAAAGACTCAAGTTACAATAGAATACGATGGAAATACTCCTGTTAGAGTTCATACTATACTTATATCAACTCAACATGGAGAAGAAGTTACTAACGAAACAATAAGAAAAGATTTAATAGAGCATGTTATTAAAGCTGTTATACCAGCAGATTTAATGGATGAAGAAACTATAATATACATCAACCCAACAGGAAGATTCGTTATAGGAGGACCACAAGGAGATACAGGTCTTACAGGAAGAAAAATAATAATAGATACTTACGGAGGATACTCAAGACATGGTGGAGGAGCATTCTCAGGAAAAGATCCAACAAAGGTTGATAGATCAGCAGCTTATGCAGCAAGATATGTAGCTAAAAATATAGTAGCAGCAGGACTAGCAGATAAATGTGAAATAGAGTTAGCTTATGCAATAGGTGTTGCTAGACCATTATCAGTATTTATAGATACTTTTGGAACTGGAAAAGTTGAAGAATCTAAATTAGTAGAATTAGTAAATAAACACTTCGATTTAAGACCAGGAGCAATAATAAGAGACTTAGACTTAAGAAGACCTATATACAAGCAAGTAGCAGCTTATGGTCATTTTGGTAGAACAGATATAGATTTACCATGGGAAAGAACTGATAAAGCAGAGCTATTAAGAAAAGAAGCATTAGGACAATAA
- a CDS encoding ComF family protein, whose amino-acid sequence MYNFLIHKQKLIREIFHTSLELLYPDNISCIICNNPIKTTNTYSLCTSCFKELHFILDGCLKCGKPTINDSLGEIDTYNCRYCKCKSFYFDRAISCIEYSEFSKKVVFGLKYNSKTYMSRYIATIMKERIDLEPLEFDYILFVPLHKKRQRKRGFNQSEKIAKYLGEILGKDVLDIIVRTENTKRLYKLNKEERKKELKNVFELKEESFKLKNKNILLVDDIFTTGSTVNEISKILKLNNVNRVTVITFLTRTIDT is encoded by the coding sequence ATGTATAATTTCTTAATACATAAACAAAAACTAATAAGAGAAATATTTCATACAAGTTTAGAATTATTGTATCCAGATAATATATCTTGTATAATTTGCAACAATCCTATAAAAACTACAAATACATATTCATTATGTACATCTTGCTTTAAGGAATTACATTTTATATTAGATGGATGCCTAAAATGTGGAAAACCAACTATCAATGATTCTTTAGGAGAAATAGATACTTACAATTGTAGATATTGTAAATGTAAATCTTTTTATTTTGATAGAGCTATATCATGTATAGAATATAGTGAATTTAGCAAAAAAGTAGTTTTTGGATTAAAGTATAATAGTAAGACATATATGAGTAGATATATAGCGACTATAATGAAAGAAAGGATAGACCTAGAGCCTTTAGAATTTGATTATATTTTGTTTGTTCCACTTCATAAAAAAAGACAAAGAAAAAGAGGTTTTAATCAATCAGAGAAAATAGCTAAGTACTTAGGTGAGATATTAGGTAAAGATGTTTTAGATATAATTGTAAGAACTGAAAATACAAAAAGACTTTACAAATTGAATAAAGAAGAGAGGAAGAAAGAATTAAAGAATGTATTTGAATTAAAGGAAGAATCATTCAAATTAAAAAATAAGAATATTTTATTAGTGGATGATATTTTTACAACAGGGTCAACAGTAAATGAAATATCAAAAATATTAAAGTTAAATAATGTAAATAGGGTTACAGTGATAACATTTTTAACTAGAACCATTGATACCTAA